One window from the genome of Haloprofundus halobius encodes:
- a CDS encoding DUF7331 family protein, which translates to MSDRIDDQRWDSADTTQQSLEAPDGVENVETYRVDDGVVFYDAQNPLAWMQTTMTVRLREQA; encoded by the coding sequence ATGTCCGACCGGATAGACGACCAGAGGTGGGACAGCGCAGATACTACACAGCAGTCGCTGGAAGCGCCCGACGGCGTCGAGAACGTCGAGACGTATCGGGTTGACGACGGCGTCGTCTTCTACGATGCGCAGAACCCCCTCGCGTGGATGCAGACGACGATGACCGTCCGACTGCGAGAGCAGGCGTAG
- a CDS encoding DUF7322 domain-containing protein — protein sequence MPFDVWPDEPDESDPEDEWRRWGNPEEELPNVPEVSEPSVADSEADPEVATAFWVSVLFANVAVGALALGPMLIYFRGQWRLGGGLVVVGVLIALRTYQRYRQFRENRNEGAAQTASESAKPEETEMADENDQNPRRRRPRNGPRRSDGHGGSTTTGRNR from the coding sequence GTGCCCTTCGACGTGTGGCCCGACGAACCGGACGAGTCCGACCCCGAAGACGAGTGGCGACGGTGGGGAAATCCCGAAGAGGAACTCCCGAACGTCCCCGAAGTCTCCGAGCCGTCGGTCGCCGACAGCGAGGCGGACCCGGAGGTCGCCACGGCGTTCTGGGTGAGCGTCCTGTTCGCCAACGTCGCCGTCGGTGCCCTCGCGCTCGGGCCGATGCTCATCTACTTTCGCGGCCAGTGGCGCCTCGGCGGCGGCCTCGTCGTCGTTGGCGTTCTCATCGCACTCCGGACGTATCAGCGATACCGCCAGTTCCGTGAAAATCGAAACGAAGGTGCCGCGCAGACGGCCTCGGAGAGTGCTAAACCAGAGGAGACAGAGATGGCCGACGAGAACGACCAGAACCCACGTCGTCGCCGTCCACGAAACGGGCCGAGACGGAGTGATGGTCACGGCGGGTCGACGACGACCGGCCGGAACCGCTAA
- a CDS encoding DUF7346 family protein encodes MQTVRDDEGRRYLLLKRSSESSRVRDPETGEERHLRNDTFEVVNGESPLVAAASGIPTSVRRVLSATHDDQSLGLLVELADRGPLSVVELLNTYDLCESDLHGLLSEFRAAGLVAEAESNSERGYDATELARDGVARLRND; translated from the coding sequence ATGCAGACCGTCCGCGACGACGAAGGACGCCGATATCTGTTGCTGAAGCGGTCGAGCGAATCGAGTCGCGTGCGCGACCCCGAGACGGGTGAGGAGCGCCACCTCCGGAACGACACTTTCGAGGTCGTCAACGGCGAGTCGCCGCTCGTCGCCGCCGCTTCCGGCATCCCCACGTCGGTCCGCCGTGTGCTCTCTGCGACCCACGACGACCAGTCACTCGGACTGCTCGTCGAACTCGCCGACCGGGGACCGCTCTCGGTCGTCGAACTGCTGAACACCTACGACCTCTGTGAGAGCGACCTTCACGGACTGCTCAGCGAGTTCCGCGCGGCGGGTCTCGTCGCCGAAGCAGAGAGCAACAGCGAACGCGGGTACGACGCCACCGAACTCGCCCGCGACGGCGTCGCGCGACTCCGGAACGACTAG
- the rad50 gene encoding DNA double-strand break repair ATPase Rad50, translating to MRFDRIRLKNFKPYADTDLDLGDGVTVIHGLNGSGKSSLLEACFFALYGAKALDGTLEDVVTNGEEESEIELWFTHAGEEYRVERRIRLSGERATTAKCVLEGSTVPEGSVDGARDVRTFVVDLLRMDADAFVNCAYVRQGEVNKLINATPTERQDMIDDLLQLGKLEEYRERARNARLGVEDVLSDKRGGLRELAAQVEEKEETNPYERLNALQTELKEVKAAIERYETQREKAKQSRDDAVSTLDDYEKKREELADLDDDIDSLKSDIAETEEKRETLRENAREARERTDELESTVADAIAESELDTAADDAIAARVTALDERRDELTDSIQELRERAQGFENQSSNLAEKATDLESRAEQKRTRADELERKHESDTSKLADQREKLGDLDDRVEALEARFEDVPVDRGDASAHLADLRERKSAIRDELETVRTKLRSTRQRVEEAERLLGEGKCPECGQSVDDSPHVDTLDEDRTRVRELDAEREELEAEIESLGDDIERAESLVDAENELGQLREQRDSITSLVDQREETLAEKAEQAEAARDAADEHEEKAEELRDAAEQTASKAEESRDEISELQAKREQVDANEERLERIQSLRDEIADTEARLDRISERRSDLGELNDERRERLGEKQRRRRELREDVDESQIRQAKEKKSNAEEYLEQVEPELESLAERRTKLDNDIGGAKTDIRRLEELHEKRDHVAERVEALESLHEETEELEAMYGDLRAELRRRNVETLERMLNETFDLVYANDAYARIRLDGEYELTVYQKDGQALDPEQLSGGERALFNLSLRCAIYRLLAEGIEGAAPTPPLILDEPTVFLDSGHVGRLVDLVEEMRGFGVRQIIIVSHDDELVGAADDLVTVEKDPTSNRSTVRHEEIDALAAVESVADD from the coding sequence GTGAGATTCGACCGCATCCGCCTGAAGAACTTCAAACCCTACGCCGACACCGACCTCGACCTCGGCGACGGCGTTACTGTCATCCACGGCCTCAACGGGAGCGGGAAGTCCTCACTCCTCGAAGCGTGTTTCTTCGCGCTCTACGGGGCGAAAGCGCTCGACGGCACGCTCGAAGACGTCGTGACGAACGGTGAGGAAGAGTCCGAAATCGAACTCTGGTTCACCCACGCGGGCGAGGAGTACCGCGTCGAACGGCGGATTCGGCTCTCGGGCGAGCGGGCGACGACGGCCAAATGCGTACTCGAAGGGTCGACGGTCCCCGAGGGTAGCGTCGACGGCGCGCGCGACGTTCGGACGTTCGTCGTCGACCTGCTGCGGATGGACGCCGACGCGTTCGTCAACTGCGCGTACGTCAGGCAGGGCGAGGTGAACAAACTCATCAACGCGACGCCCACCGAGCGTCAGGATATGATCGACGACCTGCTCCAGTTGGGGAAACTGGAGGAGTACCGCGAACGGGCGCGGAACGCACGCCTCGGCGTCGAAGACGTGCTCAGCGACAAACGCGGCGGCCTCCGCGAACTCGCGGCGCAGGTCGAAGAGAAGGAGGAGACGAACCCCTACGAACGGTTGAACGCGCTGCAGACCGAGTTGAAGGAGGTCAAAGCGGCTATCGAGCGCTACGAGACACAGCGTGAGAAAGCGAAACAGAGCCGAGACGACGCGGTTTCGACGCTCGACGACTACGAGAAGAAGCGTGAGGAACTCGCCGACCTCGACGACGACATCGACTCGCTGAAATCCGATATCGCCGAGACGGAGGAGAAACGAGAGACGCTCCGCGAGAACGCCCGCGAGGCGCGTGAACGAACCGACGAGTTGGAGTCGACTGTCGCCGACGCGATCGCCGAGAGTGAGTTGGACACCGCCGCCGACGACGCCATCGCCGCCCGAGTGACAGCGCTCGATGAGCGACGCGATGAACTCACCGACTCGATACAGGAACTGCGCGAACGCGCCCAGGGGTTCGAGAACCAGTCGTCGAACCTCGCCGAGAAGGCGACGGACCTCGAATCGCGCGCCGAGCAGAAACGGACGCGCGCCGACGAACTGGAGCGAAAACACGAGAGCGACACCTCGAAACTCGCCGACCAGCGCGAGAAACTGGGCGACCTCGACGACCGAGTCGAAGCACTTGAAGCGAGGTTCGAAGACGTTCCCGTCGACCGAGGCGACGCTTCAGCACACCTCGCGGACCTCCGCGAACGGAAGTCGGCGATTCGCGACGAACTCGAAACGGTCCGGACGAAACTGCGGTCGACCCGCCAGCGCGTCGAAGAAGCCGAACGACTGCTCGGCGAGGGGAAATGTCCCGAGTGCGGGCAGTCGGTCGACGACTCGCCGCACGTCGACACCCTCGACGAGGACCGCACCCGCGTCCGGGAACTCGACGCCGAACGCGAGGAACTCGAAGCGGAAATCGAATCACTCGGCGACGACATCGAACGCGCCGAGAGCCTCGTCGACGCGGAGAACGAACTCGGACAGTTGCGGGAGCAACGCGACAGTATCACGAGTCTCGTCGACCAGCGCGAAGAGACGCTCGCCGAGAAGGCCGAGCAGGCGGAGGCGGCACGAGACGCGGCGGACGAACACGAGGAGAAGGCCGAAGAACTCCGCGACGCCGCCGAACAGACCGCGTCGAAAGCCGAGGAGAGCCGCGACGAGATCTCGGAACTGCAAGCGAAACGAGAGCAGGTGGACGCGAACGAAGAGCGTCTCGAACGCATCCAGTCGCTCCGCGACGAAATCGCAGATACTGAAGCGAGACTCGACCGCATCTCGGAGCGACGTTCGGACCTCGGCGAACTCAACGACGAGCGACGCGAGCGACTGGGCGAGAAACAGCGTCGCCGCCGCGAACTCCGCGAGGACGTCGACGAGTCCCAGATACGGCAGGCCAAGGAGAAAAAGTCGAACGCCGAGGAGTATCTCGAACAGGTCGAACCCGAACTGGAGTCGCTCGCCGAGAGACGGACCAAACTCGACAACGACATCGGCGGTGCGAAAACCGATATCCGACGGCTCGAAGAGCTCCACGAGAAACGTGACCACGTCGCCGAACGCGTCGAGGCGCTCGAATCGCTCCACGAGGAGACCGAGGAGTTGGAGGCGATGTACGGAGATCTACGCGCGGAACTGCGCCGGCGCAACGTCGAGACGCTCGAACGGATGCTCAACGAGACGTTCGACCTCGTCTACGCCAACGACGCCTACGCGCGCATCCGCCTCGACGGCGAGTACGAACTCACCGTCTACCAGAAGGACGGGCAGGCGCTCGACCCCGAGCAGCTATCCGGGGGCGAGCGCGCGCTGTTCAACCTCTCGCTGCGCTGTGCCATCTACCGCCTTCTCGCCGAAGGCATCGAGGGCGCGGCCCCGACGCCGCCGCTCATCCTCGACGAACCGACTGTCTTCCTCGACTCCGGGCACGTGGGCCGCCTCGTCGATCTGGTCGAGGAGATGCGCGGGTTCGGCGTCCGACAGATAATCATCGTGAGTCACGACGACGAACTCGTCGGCGCGGCCGACGACCTCGTGACCGTCGAGAAGGACCCGACGAGCAACCGCTCGACCGTCCGTCACGAGGAGATCGATGCGCTCGCGGCCGTCGAGTCGGTGGCCGACGACTGA
- the mre11 gene encoding DNA double-strand break repair protein Mre11, whose amino-acid sequence MTRVIHTGDTHIGYQQYHSPARRRDFLTAFEQVLADAIDDDVDAVVHAGDLFHDRRPELQDLLGTLSALRTLDDAGIPFLAVVGNHESTRGGQWLDLFERLGLATRLGAEPYVVGDTAFYGLDHVPKSRRDELDYRFEPHDASHSTLVSHGLFTPFAHADWETETVLSESNVNFDVVLLGDNHEAGTADVNNTPVTYCGSTERASTSEEEGRGYNIVSFADGTVDIRQRALDTRPFVFVSVELAEGEGEARVREQVRQHDLEDAVVVVEVTGDGEPVTPASVEEFAAEHGALVARVTDRRELEVESELSVSFADPDDAVRERIAELGLSAAAIDIDETVRASKTADSNVREEVKQRVSTLVDDGLENFSRASAHEDEETGGGEGEVDGAVVDIDEASNAATNGEHGTGEATADASEAAGTAEASEAAEGDGEARESTETADSAEPTESTETTAPEETTATEESAATDGQLSMEDYS is encoded by the coding sequence ATGACTCGGGTGATACATACCGGCGACACCCACATCGGGTATCAGCAGTACCACTCGCCGGCGCGACGACGGGACTTCCTGACGGCGTTCGAGCAGGTGCTCGCCGATGCGATAGACGACGACGTAGACGCGGTCGTCCACGCGGGGGACCTCTTTCACGACCGCCGCCCCGAACTCCAGGACCTCCTCGGGACGCTCTCGGCGCTCCGGACGCTCGACGACGCCGGTATCCCCTTTCTGGCGGTCGTCGGCAACCACGAGTCGACGCGCGGCGGGCAGTGGCTCGACCTGTTCGAGCGACTCGGCCTCGCGACGCGCCTCGGCGCGGAACCGTACGTCGTCGGCGACACGGCCTTCTACGGATTGGACCACGTGCCGAAGTCGCGACGGGACGAACTCGACTACCGGTTCGAACCGCACGACGCCTCCCACTCGACGCTCGTCAGTCACGGCCTCTTTACACCGTTCGCCCACGCCGACTGGGAGACGGAGACGGTGCTCTCGGAGTCGAACGTCAACTTCGACGTGGTGTTGCTCGGCGACAACCACGAGGCCGGCACCGCCGACGTGAACAACACGCCGGTCACGTACTGCGGATCGACCGAACGCGCGAGCACGAGCGAGGAGGAGGGCCGCGGCTACAACATCGTCAGTTTCGCCGACGGGACGGTTGACATCCGCCAGCGCGCGCTCGACACTCGACCGTTCGTCTTCGTCTCCGTCGAGCTCGCCGAGGGCGAAGGCGAGGCGCGCGTCCGCGAGCAGGTTCGCCAGCACGACCTCGAAGACGCCGTCGTCGTCGTCGAGGTGACCGGCGACGGTGAACCGGTCACTCCGGCGAGCGTCGAGGAGTTCGCCGCCGAGCACGGCGCGCTCGTCGCCCGCGTCACCGACCGTCGCGAGCTCGAAGTCGAATCGGAGCTCTCGGTCAGCTTCGCCGACCCCGACGACGCGGTGCGCGAGCGCATCGCCGAACTCGGACTCTCCGCCGCTGCAATCGACATCGACGAGACGGTCCGCGCGAGCAAGACGGCCGACTCGAACGTCCGCGAGGAGGTGAAACAACGCGTTTCGACGCTCGTCGACGACGGACTCGAAAACTTCTCGCGCGCCTCCGCGCACGAAGACGAAGAGACCGGTGGGGGCGAAGGCGAAGTCGACGGTGCGGTCGTCGACATCGACGAGGCGTCGAACGCGGCGACGAACGGCGAACACGGAACCGGCGAAGCGACCGCAGACGCGTCTGAGGCGGCGGGGACAGCCGAAGCGAGCGAAGCGGCCGAAGGCGATGGCGAGGCGCGCGAGTCGACCGAGACCGCTGACTCGGCGGAGCCAACGGAGTCGACCGAGACGACCGCTCCCGAGGAGACGACCGCCACCGAGGAATCGGCCGCCACCGACGGCCAACTCTCCATGGAGGACTACTCGTGA
- a CDS encoding MarR family transcriptional regulator produces the protein MSCTEVAATDSTDRWESVRDLPPSAKLVAKVLDYNETMTQSQLAEETLLPPRTVRYALTRLEEQNVVDSRFSFSDARKRLYTLTV, from the coding sequence ATGAGTTGCACCGAGGTAGCTGCCACCGACTCGACCGACCGGTGGGAATCGGTTCGTGACCTCCCCCCGAGCGCGAAACTCGTCGCGAAAGTCCTCGACTACAACGAGACGATGACGCAGAGCCAACTCGCTGAGGAGACGCTGTTGCCGCCTCGAACGGTCCGGTACGCGCTGACGAGACTCGAAGAACAGAACGTCGTCGACTCCCGCTTCTCCTTCTCGGACGCGCGCAAACGGCTGTACACGCTCACGGTCTGA
- the pan1 gene encoding proteasome-activating nucleotidase Pan1: MTDTVDDVDFPYDEEAASQQEKIEALEERLEVLEAQNEEMRDKLLDANAENNKYQQKLERLTHENKKLKQSPLFVATVQEINEDGVVIKQHGNNQEALTEVTDEMRDDLEPDARVAVNNSLSIVKTLEKETDVRARVMQVEHSPDVTYEDIGGLEEQMNEVRETVEMPLDRPEMFSEVGIDPPSGVLLYGPPGTGKTMLAKAVANQTDATFIKMAGSELVHKFIGEGAKLVRDLFEVARENEPAVLFIDEIDAIASKRTDSKTSGDAEVQRTMMQLLSEMDGFADRGEIRIIAATNRFDMLDPAILRPGRFDRLIEVPKPNDEGRELIFQIHTRSMNVSDDVDFGELAELAEDASGADIKAVCTEAGMFAIRDERTEIFMQDFVDAWEKIQAEATDVDADVSRAFA; the protein is encoded by the coding sequence ATGACCGATACTGTGGACGACGTCGACTTTCCCTACGACGAGGAGGCGGCGTCACAGCAGGAGAAAATCGAGGCGTTGGAAGAACGCCTCGAGGTCCTCGAAGCGCAAAACGAGGAGATGCGTGACAAACTCCTCGACGCGAACGCCGAGAACAACAAGTACCAGCAGAAGTTGGAGCGACTGACTCACGAGAACAAGAAGCTCAAGCAGTCGCCGCTGTTCGTCGCCACCGTCCAGGAGATAAACGAGGACGGCGTCGTCATCAAACAGCACGGCAACAACCAAGAGGCCCTCACCGAAGTGACCGACGAGATGCGGGACGATTTAGAGCCCGACGCCCGCGTCGCCGTCAACAACTCGCTCTCCATCGTCAAGACGCTCGAGAAGGAGACCGACGTGCGAGCGCGCGTCATGCAGGTCGAACACAGCCCCGACGTCACCTACGAGGACATCGGCGGCCTCGAAGAGCAGATGAACGAGGTGCGCGAGACCGTCGAGATGCCGCTGGACCGCCCGGAGATGTTCTCCGAGGTCGGCATCGACCCGCCGTCCGGCGTACTGCTGTACGGCCCGCCGGGGACGGGCAAGACGATGCTCGCGAAGGCCGTCGCCAACCAGACCGACGCGACGTTCATCAAGATGGCCGGCTCCGAACTGGTCCACAAGTTCATCGGCGAGGGCGCGAAACTCGTCCGCGACCTCTTCGAGGTGGCCCGCGAGAACGAACCAGCGGTGCTGTTCATCGACGAGATCGACGCCATCGCCTCCAAGCGGACGGACTCGAAGACCTCCGGCGACGCCGAGGTCCAGCGGACGATGATGCAACTGCTCAGCGAGATGGACGGCTTCGCCGACCGCGGCGAAATTCGCATCATCGCGGCGACTAACCGCTTCGACATGCTCGACCCCGCCATCCTCCGGCCGGGTCGATTCGACCGCCTCATCGAAGTGCCCAAGCCGAACGACGAGGGGCGCGAACTCATCTTCCAGATTCACACGCGTAGCATGAACGTCTCCGACGACGTCGACTTCGGGGAACTCGCCGAACTGGCAGAGGACGCCTCCGGCGCCGACATCAAGGCCGTCTGCACCGAGGCGGGGATGTTCGCCATCCGCGACGAGCGCACCGAGATATTCATGCAGGACTTCGTCGACGCCTGGGAGAAGATTCAGGCCGAGGCCACCGACGTCGATGCCGACGTTTCGCGAGCGTTCGCCTAA
- the nth gene encoding endonuclease III yields MGEPLPSRERQALEVLDRLYDEYPDTTISLNFSNRLELLIAVMLSAQCTDERVNKVTADLFETYRTPEEYANAPQEEMAEAISSITYYNNKATYIRSATADIVEKHGGEVPDTMTELTDLAGVGRKTANVVLQHGHDVVEGIVVDTHVQRISRRLGLTEEESPERIEEDLMPVVPEADWQQYTHLLISHGRATCTARNPDCLDCVLEDICPSSKLDHEVDLASGDAW; encoded by the coding sequence ATGGGAGAGCCACTACCGTCGCGCGAGAGGCAGGCGTTGGAAGTCCTCGACCGCCTCTACGACGAGTATCCCGACACGACGATTTCGCTGAACTTCTCGAACCGCCTCGAACTGCTCATCGCCGTCATGCTGTCGGCGCAGTGTACCGACGAGCGGGTGAACAAAGTCACGGCCGACCTCTTCGAAACGTACCGGACGCCCGAGGAGTACGCGAACGCGCCGCAGGAGGAGATGGCCGAAGCGATCTCGTCTATCACCTACTACAACAACAAGGCGACGTACATCCGCTCGGCCACCGCCGACATCGTCGAGAAACACGGCGGCGAGGTACCCGACACGATGACTGAGCTGACCGACCTCGCGGGCGTCGGCCGGAAGACGGCGAACGTCGTGCTCCAGCACGGCCACGACGTGGTCGAAGGTATCGTCGTCGACACGCACGTCCAGCGCATCAGTCGCCGCCTCGGACTCACCGAGGAGGAGTCCCCCGAGCGAATCGAGGAGGACCTGATGCCCGTCGTCCCCGAAGCGGACTGGCAGCAGTACACTCACCTGCTCATCAGCCACGGCCGGGCGACCTGCACCGCGCGCAACCCGGACTGCTTGGACTGCGTGCTCGAAGACATCTGCCCCTCCTCGAAACTCGACCACGAGGTCGACCTCGCCAGCGGCGACGCGTGGTGA
- a CDS encoding DUF7321 family protein: protein MVSETAIATLAALMVTASFPFYLYGAWIMIDTETVTWDVLVYHLKFIFTGLALNTIPVVLWMGPRLLEQLGGLSALHAILGLQAYAMLIFALTGIVRIFQAKRNADLYHNPDQEVDLNDLHENMGAWRGRLRLGVLGYVLFWIGAYVIGVIRYVTMYL from the coding sequence ATGGTAAGCGAGACCGCCATCGCGACGCTCGCCGCGCTGATGGTGACCGCCAGTTTTCCGTTCTATCTCTACGGCGCGTGGATCATGATCGACACCGAGACGGTGACGTGGGACGTGCTCGTCTACCACCTGAAGTTCATCTTCACCGGCCTCGCGCTGAACACGATTCCGGTCGTCCTCTGGATGGGTCCACGCCTGCTCGAACAACTCGGCGGACTGTCGGCGTTGCACGCCATCCTCGGGTTGCAGGCGTACGCGATGCTCATCTTCGCGCTGACGGGTATCGTCCGTATCTTTCAGGCCAAGCGCAACGCCGACCTCTATCACAACCCCGACCAGGAGGTCGACCTGAACGATCTCCACGAAAACATGGGCGCGTGGCGCGGGCGACTTCGACTCGGCGTCCTCGGCTACGTGCTCTTCTGGATCGGAGCGTACGTCATCGGCGTGATTCGCTACGTGACGATGTATCTGTGA
- a CDS encoding DUF7319 domain-containing protein, which yields MSDPSSASADGPDDEPSERLTDDGTDADELDALRREVESKYDFENFGPREMAEMSLEEWEVAFDSDSWITGPALLDRVEKELRSRVASREVFAVVERVREDGEETVVAYSDEGFAVVYADGSVEGRGTVLRDVKPTVALCSMDDYEVEEPPLDASLPRPEDVPEGTGQLGNNMLQVVAGVQIIAALALLVLWSPLTSLIPFTSGGNVNFAPPVVAFFFLLVGLFLFTTVANARLSDRFRAEEYRNRLRALDPEKAERPDFLPGGDDSSQPDVGGDDGRSKRPDNSPERG from the coding sequence ATGTCCGACCCGTCATCAGCGTCGGCCGACGGTCCCGACGACGAGCCGAGCGAACGGCTGACCGACGACGGGACCGACGCCGACGAGTTGGACGCCCTCCGCCGCGAGGTCGAGTCGAAGTACGACTTCGAGAACTTCGGCCCCAGAGAGATGGCGGAGATGTCGCTCGAAGAGTGGGAGGTCGCCTTCGACAGCGACTCGTGGATAACCGGCCCGGCGCTACTCGACAGAGTCGAGAAGGAGCTTCGCTCGCGCGTCGCCAGCCGCGAGGTGTTCGCGGTCGTCGAGCGCGTCCGCGAGGACGGCGAGGAGACGGTGGTCGCGTACTCCGACGAGGGGTTCGCCGTCGTCTACGCCGACGGGAGCGTCGAGGGCCGCGGCACGGTACTCAGAGACGTGAAACCGACCGTCGCGCTCTGCTCGATGGACGACTACGAGGTCGAAGAGCCGCCGCTGGACGCGTCGCTGCCGAGACCCGAGGACGTCCCCGAGGGGACGGGCCAACTCGGCAACAACATGTTGCAGGTCGTCGCCGGCGTCCAGATCATCGCCGCGCTCGCCCTGCTCGTGCTCTGGTCGCCGTTGACCTCGCTCATCCCGTTCACCTCGGGCGGAAACGTGAACTTCGCGCCCCCTGTCGTCGCGTTCTTCTTCCTGCTCGTGGGGCTGTTCCTGTTCACCACCGTCGCGAACGCGCGACTCTCCGACCGGTTCCGCGCCGAGGAGTACCGAAATCGGTTGCGAGCGCTCGACCCGGAAAAGGCCGAGCGACCCGACTTTCTCCCCGGCGGCGACGACTCATCGCAGCCTGACGTCGGCGGCGACGACGGGCGGAGCAAGCGACCCGACAACTCGCCCGAACGCGGATAG
- a CDS encoding halocyanin domain-containing protein — MKRRDFLRAAGGSAAAAAAASGTAAAQEGGEEPDYGSWLSGVDGGTEDMRGESEVTVEVGADGNGGAYAFAPAGVWVDSGTTVTWEWTGEGGGHNVSVQGGPGDYTSETHSSSGATFEYTFEESGISEYQCDPHASLGMKGAVAVGDDVPTVSAGGGEKELEELGVPVQAHWVGSATILGIIVTIIYSFYILKYGESANTGRGR; from the coding sequence ATGAAAAGGCGGGACTTTCTGAGAGCGGCCGGTGGCTCGGCTGCCGCCGCAGCCGCCGCATCCGGCACCGCCGCCGCACAGGAAGGCGGGGAGGAGCCCGACTACGGGAGTTGGCTCTCCGGCGTCGACGGCGGGACCGAGGACATGCGCGGAGAGAGCGAAGTGACCGTCGAAGTCGGCGCAGACGGCAACGGCGGCGCATACGCGTTCGCCCCGGCCGGCGTCTGGGTCGACTCCGGGACGACCGTGACGTGGGAGTGGACCGGCGAGGGCGGTGGCCACAACGTCTCCGTCCAGGGCGGTCCCGGCGACTACACCTCCGAGACGCACTCTTCGTCCGGTGCGACGTTCGAGTACACCTTCGAGGAGAGCGGCATCAGCGAGTACCAGTGTGACCCGCACGCCAGCCTCGGGATGAAAGGCGCCGTCGCCGTCGGCGACGACGTTCCGACGGTCTCTGCGGGTGGCGGCGAGAAGGAACTCGAAGAGCTCGGCGTCCCGGTGCAGGCACACTGGGTCGGGTCGGCGACCATCCTCGGCATCATCGTCACCATCATCTACTCGTTCTACATCCTCAAGTACGGCGAGTCCGCGAACACCGGGAGGGGTCGCTAG
- a CDS encoding DUF7318 family protein, translating into MSSSGSTYGDIHRYEPARESTAAAIAIVLLTIIEVLFVFLFTYGLVSGWGLTDVGNMFLGGVLTVIFIDLAFILALYRKEFLPDVMIVKKRRRKWEDLYVREDQADGETIGTDAWDTLKRAVYPYYKR; encoded by the coding sequence ATGTCCTCCTCCGGCAGTACGTACGGTGACATCCACCGGTACGAACCGGCCCGCGAGAGCACCGCCGCGGCCATCGCAATCGTCCTCCTGACGATCATCGAGGTGCTGTTCGTGTTCCTGTTCACGTACGGGCTGGTCTCCGGATGGGGGCTGACCGACGTGGGGAACATGTTCCTCGGCGGCGTGCTCACCGTGATCTTCATCGACCTGGCGTTCATCCTCGCACTCTACCGCAAGGAGTTCCTCCCGGACGTGATGATCGTGAAGAAGCGCCGTCGCAAGTGGGAGGACCTCTACGTCAGAGAGGACCAGGCCGACGGCGAGACCATCGGGACCGACGCGTGGGATACCCTCAAGCGCGCAGTCTACCCCTACTACAAGAGGTAA
- a CDS encoding cytochrome b, translating into MSLERKDDYDHDAWLKEKDLSPVETTFLTALIWMDKRLRIVDYLEILETLYYRVNLQMPKSHTEQYNLDNKFWYWYPLYTLGLFSTLAYVVAAVSGALLGFYYSPATSGDPTTAYTQIEFIMTELQFGFFLRSLHRWSAQVMVAAVFLHMLRVYFTGAYKEPRELNWILGIILISLTMVFGYTGYLLPWDQLAYWAGQIGVEMALSVPLVGEWAAQLLFGGFTLSQATLQRMYIIHVFLLPFVVTTLIAIHIGIVWVQGIAEPH; encoded by the coding sequence ATGAGCTTAGAACGAAAAGACGACTACGACCACGACGCGTGGCTGAAGGAGAAGGACCTCTCGCCCGTCGAGACCACGTTCCTCACCGCGCTCATCTGGATGGACAAGCGACTCCGCATCGTGGACTATCTGGAGATTCTGGAGACGCTCTACTACCGAGTCAACCTCCAGATGCCGAAGAGCCACACCGAACAGTACAACCTCGACAACAAGTTCTGGTACTGGTACCCGCTGTACACGCTGGGCTTGTTCTCGACGCTCGCGTACGTCGTCGCCGCGGTGAGCGGAGCCTTACTCGGCTTCTACTACTCGCCCGCGACGAGCGGCGACCCGACGACGGCGTACACCCAGATCGAGTTCATCATGACCGAACTCCAGTTCGGGTTCTTCCTCCGTAGCCTCCACCGGTGGTCCGCGCAGGTGATGGTCGCGGCGGTGTTCCTGCACATGCTGCGGGTGTACTTCACCGGCGCGTACAAGGAACCGCGCGAACTCAACTGGATACTCGGCATCATCCTCATCAGCCTGACGATGGTGTTCGGGTACACCGGCTACCTGCTCCCGTGGGACCAGCTCGCCTACTGGGCGGGTCAGATCGGCGTCGAGATGGCGCTCTCCGTGCCGCTGGTCGGCGAGTGGGCCGCCCAACTGCTGTTCGGTGGCTTCACGCTGAGCCAGGCGACGCTGCAGCGCATGTACATCATCCACGTCTTCCTGCTCCCGTTCGTGGTGACGACGCTCATCGCCATCCACATCGGCATCGTCTGGGTACAGGGCATCGCAGAACCGCACTAA